Below is a window of Ctenopharyngodon idella isolate HZGC_01 chromosome 7, HZGC01, whole genome shotgun sequence DNA.
AACACCACATCTCACAGACTTGATCTGATACAGACTCAGCACATGATTTTCTGAAAGGCCTAAAGAGGGAATTCTAAAAGCTGGACTCAAGTGCTGTGAAATTTCATGTGGTTGCTGAAGCTCATACAGCCTCAGGTCTAAATTGCTAAGAGCAATTGGCCATGTAGCTGCATCTGTTGAGAGGTCCTCATTAACAACTGATATGAAAGCTCACTATAGTAAGCAAAGACATTGTGTACATGTAACTCactttatgattaaaaaaaaaacaaaggcaGATTTGTGACTGTGGCGCACCTGAGCTAGAGATTTTAAGACGGAcattaagaaagaaaaagaatccAGAATGCTGAAAAGGACGGAGCAGTTGATGACaagtgagaaaaaagtcaaagacACTTTACAGTGCGAAATCTATTGTCTGGACTAACCCGTCATTATCAAATATCTCAGAATAATTTAGATTGCATGTTCTTTGTAAttgtgcaataaaaaaaattgaacacaGTGTCTAGAATCTCTTCATCTGTCGTCTTTCCTGTCGCCTCTGTTTCTTGTCATTTTTCTCGTTCTCTTCAGGGGCTGCCTGTGACTCAGCAGAAAACCAGGGGCCCAGGAAGTTCGCCCACAATAAATGCAAAGCCCTTGCAGGTGCCTGGTGTAAAGAGAGCAAATAATAtgattacagtaaaaatagaaTTGGGAAACTTCCATGATGTTACAATCAGAGCAATTCCACCGTCTCACCAAGAGCCAGAAGTACCAGAAGTAGGACGACAGAGTGCTGAGGACCTGAACAATAGCAGTAAGGATAATCACATCCTTTAGGTGTCTGCATGTCAATATAAGAAAAAAGTCACTTATGAATATATCCATCAGGAATATTTATCACCAACTGGAAATATAATGGGGAAATGAATACACAGATAAAACACCCAACTCACTCTGCCATGCCCTGCTCCATATTAAGGTCAATCCCTCCATCCAGCAAGCTACCATCTTCAGCAAATGCAGGTTTGGCCATTGCTGACATAGATCTGTAGCTGCCAAAATAGACCGCTACGGCGAACAGTAGCAAGAACTGGAACAAAAGAGACAAAGAGGGATTCAGCACCAGACTGGAAGGGGAGTTATGAGTGAATAACATTTACCAAAAAGCTGGAAACCGCCAACAGTTCATTATCTCACTGTTGAATAAAAACCCCACATATGGTAATCTAGAGGCTAAGCCAATATGGAGAGATGGATATTGTCTACATCAGGGtttttcaaactggggtctgCAAGAGAGTGCTAGAGGGTCTGTGGAAAAGTTGAGAGAAAAGCagtttaaaaagtgtaaaataaataagtaattaaaaataaataaaaatctaacagtacagtactatagtgagtattaaaaaaatgtaacaatgtaacaaaataGAAACTAAATTTTGCAAACAATACTTTACACATAATACTATTTTTTCCACAGTACATATTGGGTCTTTATACGtgaaaatatatagctgccTGCCCTATAAATTTTAGGGTCGGGGCCCCTTGCATGAGAATGATAATAACTGATTAGATTTTGGGGGTCCATGGCATCTAAGAGATTGAAAACCACTGGTCTATATTCATTTGACACGTGTAGATATGCATGCAACAATTTGGATTTGCTCATACACATCACTgagcacaacaaaacaaaatatgcaCATCATACTGTGACTTACCCATGTCCAAAATGTAGATGAGCTGTAAAAGAGCAAGAAATTGACTGCTGCATAAATAGCCTGAAAAGAACACCAAAAATCAGATGAttgtttaaaaaagatggatagacagacagacagttagttagttagttagttagctaGTTAGTTAGTTAAAAAGGCATACTGAAACACAGATGCATGCCTTACGTTTGCTCCCAGGATGATTCTGCTATAGAACTTTAGAGTATCCTGGTTTTCCTCGTGGATTTGTTTTTTGCCTTTGGTTCCAACTTTTCCTTTCGGCTAACGAGAAATATATTACTTCACAGGACAGCACTGACACACAGAAAACCTCAATCTAGCCAGTCATAATTTACAATTATCATATGAATAAACCTAAAAGGCAAACAGTTATTAATCATGTTTCTTTTTGAATAGCTAGTTGTTAAGCTTGAATCATACCGGCATCTTCCCTGAGTTCTCCTTCTCGTGTGACTGTTTTCTTTTCACCTGGTAACGCCTTTCCCTTTAGGCATCTAAAAAACTAACAGTTTCAATTTTTAAGCAATAATATTCAATACTAAACAACTACCatatactgcaaaataacaCATCAGCGTTCGCGAACGCGTTTCCGGCGCTTGGAAAATGCGTCACAGATGCAGCAAACTGAACTTGACGCCACCTCGTGCTAATTTCATGCAAAAACAACTTTAgggcatttattttgaaattgtctgtacaatattaaatgtttagattCTTGagagcaataaaaacgtaaCAATAGCTTACAGCAACCGAGACTATTAGACCTTAAAAGGGGTTGTATTTTTTCTCCTCCAAAATACCAATTAGCCTACCacaattattttttagataGGCTACAACAGGACTAAAGGCCCTTTTAAGATTTTTGTTTCTCCTAAAACACACGAAACTACCACTAACACTTGTTTGTCACTATGCATTGCATAATTGTCCTCCTGATCCAAGAGGTCATTTACAATGTCTAAAGATTGTTTTGAGGTAAGGTGATCTAATGTGtaacttaatttttaaaatcttgcagAATTAGCTAATGAGGATTCTTGAAATGGCTGCatatattttgagacaaaaaaCTTTATGGTATGATTAAATCAATAGTTTTTCAAGCTACTGCCCAGTAAGTAAAAGGATGTTTGGGGTAAAAAGGAAGACATAACGCCAAAGATCAAgagtcctttttttttattttttttttatgtgtgtgtgtgtgtgtgtgtgtgtgtgtgtgtgtgtgtgtgtgtgtgtgtgtgtgtgtgtgaatgaagcACAAAATGGGCCCACACTGACTGCATCAATCACAACTGAGTGATCATTGTTCATTTGTAAAATATGCTTGCTCTATAAAATTTTGTCAGTTCATTTTGTCTTCAGAATACCTGATGTTGAAAACTAAACATGGGCTTAATCCCGTTGTGATTGAGGTTGCGCCTCGATGGACGTGAGTCACTGAATAAGAAAGGAAAGAAACAAATAagcataatttcattttttgtagGCTACTATGAAAAGACAATTGAGTTTAAGATCTGCTGTGCATTTCGACGAGCACATGTGATCA
It encodes the following:
- the tmem208 gene encoding transmembrane protein 208, which encodes MPPKGKVGTKGKKQIHEENQDTLKFYSRIILGANAIYAAVNFLLFYSSSTFWTWFLLLFAVAVYFGSYRSMSAMAKPAFAEDGSLLDGGIDLNMEQGMAEHLKDVIILTAIVQVLSTLSSYFWYFWLLAPARALHLLWANFLGPWFSAESQAAPEENEKNDKKQRRQERRQMKRF